In Methanomassiliicoccales archaeon, one DNA window encodes the following:
- a CDS encoding glucose-1-phosphate thymidylyltransferase encodes MKGLILAGGSGTRLRPLTHTGPKQLIPIANKPNILYCLEDLRDAGVKEIGVILGNNMPEKVRELLGDGSAFGVKITYIVQGEPKGIAHAVGCAEGFMGDEPFVVYLGDNILTGGIKYMAEEFERSDCEGMVALCPVPNPSAFGIAELDAQGNIISLVEKPKQPKSNLALIGIYFLRKSVFPIIKQLKPSWRNELEITDAIDTLRKKTGKVKARQVRGWWKDTGKPEDILLANHLVLGELKGGNEGLVEEGAEIIGKVRIGKGTVIKKGSMVRGPAIIGKDCIIGPGTYVGPYSAIGDGCTIIGGEIEASILIGQTYVECHRKIVDSLIGAGCRIVSDDGKLPKGSRLVLGENSQLSI; translated from the coding sequence ATGAAAGGTCTGATACTGGCCGGAGGGAGCGGCACCCGCCTGAGGCCGCTCACGCACACCGGGCCGAAACAGCTCATACCGATAGCGAACAAACCGAACATCCTCTACTGCCTGGAGGACCTGAGGGACGCTGGCGTGAAGGAGATCGGTGTGATACTGGGCAACAACATGCCTGAGAAGGTGAGAGAGCTTCTGGGCGATGGGAGCGCTTTCGGCGTCAAGATCACTTACATCGTACAGGGCGAGCCAAAAGGCATCGCGCACGCGGTGGGATGCGCCGAGGGCTTCATGGGCGATGAGCCGTTCGTTGTCTATCTTGGCGACAACATCCTCACTGGCGGCATAAAGTACATGGCGGAGGAGTTCGAGCGTTCCGACTGCGAGGGCATGGTGGCCTTGTGCCCCGTTCCCAACCCATCGGCCTTCGGCATCGCGGAGCTGGATGCGCAGGGCAACATCATTTCCTTGGTGGAGAAGCCCAAGCAACCGAAGAGCAACCTGGCCCTCATCGGCATCTACTTCCTGAGAAAGAGCGTCTTTCCCATCATCAAGCAGCTGAAGCCTTCCTGGCGGAACGAGCTGGAGATAACCGACGCCATCGACACGCTGCGCAAGAAGACCGGCAAGGTCAAGGCCAGACAAGTGCGAGGTTGGTGGAAGGACACCGGCAAGCCGGAGGACATTCTTTTGGCCAACCACCTGGTGCTGGGTGAACTGAAAGGTGGAAACGAAGGCCTGGTGGAGGAGGGAGCGGAGATCATCGGCAAAGTGAGGATAGGAAAAGGCACGGTGATCAAGAAGGGCTCGATGGTCAGAGGCCCGGCCATCATCGGAAAGGATTGCATCATCGGGCCCGGTACCTACGTGGGACCGTACTCCGCCATAGGCGACGGATGCACGATCATCGGGGGAGAGATCGAGGCCTCCATTCTGATCGGACAGACGTACGTCGAGTGCCACCGCAAGATCGTGGACTCGCTCATCGGGGCGGGATGTCGCATCGTTTCAGATGATGGAAAGCTGCCCAAAGGAAGCCGCCTCGTCCTAGGAGAGAACTCGCAGCTGTCGATCTAG